The following proteins are encoded in a genomic region of Pseudodesulfovibrio mercurii:
- a CDS encoding FecR family protein has product MHTARTSTPDGRPHRGGRPWAVIAALVLLFCCCPVRPAGAVDRAQVVGTIKTATGEALVERMTEQKPAVVGDPLLEGDTLITGKDATLGVIFRDDTLLSLGPGSRVTIDRFVFDPAHENLDFLTRVNKGTVQFISGRIAKLSPGSMAVETPLSTIGIRGTRFLIKVD; this is encoded by the coding sequence ATGCACACAGCCCGAACCTCAACGCCCGACGGCCGACCGCATCGCGGCGGACGTCCGTGGGCCGTCATCGCGGCCCTTGTTCTCCTGTTCTGCTGCTGCCCGGTCCGACCGGCCGGGGCCGTGGACCGCGCCCAGGTCGTGGGAACCATCAAGACCGCGACCGGCGAGGCCTTGGTGGAACGCATGACCGAGCAAAAACCCGCCGTGGTCGGCGACCCCCTGCTTGAGGGCGACACCCTGATCACCGGCAAGGACGCCACCCTGGGCGTGATCTTCCGCGACGACACGCTCCTCTCCCTGGGCCCCGGCTCCAGGGTGACCATCGACAGGTTCGTCTTCGACCCGGCCCATGAAAATCTCGACTTCCTGACCAGGGTGAACAAGGGCACGGTCCAGTTCATCTCCGGCCGGATCGCCAAGCTCTCGCCCGGGAGCATGGCCGTCGAGACCCCCCTGTCCACCATCGGAATCCGGGGCACCCGGTTCCTGATCAAGGTCGATTAG
- a CDS encoding molybdopterin-containing oxidoreductase family protein, with the protein MSRRDFFRASGLVAAGALGGPALLGGLKKAHAASPAKPAWDSRFSACDMCFNKCGLIARVEDGVVTKLDPNPKFLKSRGMLCARGNAGLAQVYDPDRLKHPLLRKGARGEGKWQRIPWDEALDMAAARMAEVRDKYTPCGHLFTAGTDLHSQFVGRFAEVYGSFNVTSHESLCLVSGSRAFLDTFGEVPFADVLNSKYILMVGANRFEALVTPDSIDLMTAIRENGCKLVTLDPRYTKTAALSHEWYPVRPGTDMAFMLALAHVIINEKLYDPAWIAEKTYGMEQLTAHVQQYTPGFAAEQCGIPAEAITRMARELAAAAPASMVYPGRRTSDYEDSTQIRRSFAIVNGLLGNWDRPGGLLAARQVGLKGVSYDAPWYDENKEDRIDAGKVPMMFEHEGSFLVTRDSVLADDPYPIRGWFIYKTNPMGTAPNRKKTIEMMNKMDFVTVVDIAMSDTAWMADLVLPSQSYLEREDPCSGLQGSVACACVIKRDPVIAPMYESRSLFDIMKGIAGRLELGEYFDFTIDEYRRQQTREIPEALGVMDRDGVYYNPSKVYGIYDGRIYKTLSKKVELYNQRYEQMGIDPLPNYTPPAGPPENRFRMVLGRNAMITQTSTANNALLHEFLPTNTLWLNTEAAGKLGIGDGDLVEVSSPVGSQELKAEVTDKIRPDTVYMLSGYNTLSTMQHLSHGNGASINDLLDDDYDAVTGNASMHTTFVTVTRKVA; encoded by the coding sequence ATGTCCCGTCGCGATTTCTTCCGGGCCTCCGGCCTGGTGGCGGCAGGGGCCTTGGGCGGCCCGGCCCTGCTCGGCGGCCTGAAGAAGGCCCATGCGGCATCGCCGGCCAAGCCCGCCTGGGATTCCAGGTTTTCGGCTTGCGACATGTGTTTCAACAAGTGCGGGCTCATCGCCCGCGTCGAGGACGGGGTGGTCACGAAGCTCGATCCCAACCCCAAGTTCCTCAAGTCCCGAGGTATGCTCTGCGCGCGTGGCAACGCGGGCCTGGCCCAGGTCTACGACCCGGACCGCCTCAAGCACCCCCTGCTCAGGAAGGGCGCGCGCGGCGAAGGCAAGTGGCAGCGCATCCCCTGGGACGAGGCCCTGGACATGGCCGCGGCCAGGATGGCCGAGGTCCGCGACAAGTATACCCCCTGCGGCCACCTGTTCACCGCGGGCACGGACCTGCACTCGCAGTTCGTGGGCCGGTTCGCCGAGGTCTACGGCTCGTTCAACGTGACCTCGCACGAATCCCTGTGCCTGGTCTCGGGCAGCCGCGCCTTCCTCGACACCTTCGGCGAGGTGCCCTTCGCGGACGTGCTCAATTCCAAGTACATCCTGATGGTCGGGGCCAACCGCTTCGAGGCGCTGGTCACCCCGGACTCCATCGATCTGATGACCGCCATTCGCGAGAACGGCTGCAAGCTGGTCACGCTCGATCCGCGCTACACCAAGACCGCGGCCCTGTCCCACGAGTGGTATCCGGTCAGGCCGGGCACGGACATGGCCTTCATGCTCGCGCTGGCCCACGTGATCATCAACGAGAAGCTCTACGATCCCGCGTGGATCGCGGAGAAGACCTACGGCATGGAGCAGCTCACGGCCCACGTGCAGCAGTACACGCCCGGCTTCGCGGCCGAGCAGTGCGGCATCCCGGCCGAGGCCATCACCCGCATGGCCCGCGAGCTGGCCGCGGCCGCCCCGGCCTCCATGGTCTACCCCGGCCGCCGCACCTCGGACTACGAGGACTCCACCCAGATCCGGCGCAGCTTCGCCATCGTCAACGGGCTGCTCGGCAACTGGGACAGGCCCGGCGGACTGCTGGCCGCGCGCCAGGTGGGCCTCAAGGGCGTGTCCTATGACGCCCCGTGGTACGACGAGAACAAGGAGGACCGCATCGACGCGGGCAAGGTGCCCATGATGTTCGAGCACGAGGGGTCCTTCCTGGTCACCCGCGACTCGGTCCTGGCCGACGATCCATATCCCATCCGGGGCTGGTTCATCTACAAGACCAACCCCATGGGCACGGCCCCCAACCGGAAGAAGACCATCGAGATGATGAACAAGATGGACTTCGTCACCGTGGTGGACATCGCCATGTCCGACACGGCCTGGATGGCCGACCTGGTCCTGCCGTCCCAGTCCTACCTGGAGCGCGAGGACCCGTGTTCGGGCCTTCAGGGCTCAGTGGCCTGCGCCTGCGTCATCAAGCGCGACCCGGTCATCGCCCCCATGTACGAGTCCCGGTCCCTGTTCGACATCATGAAGGGCATCGCGGGCCGCCTGGAGCTGGGCGAGTACTTCGACTTCACCATCGACGAGTACCGCCGGCAGCAGACCCGCGAGATTCCCGAGGCGCTCGGCGTCATGGACCGCGACGGCGTGTACTACAACCCGTCCAAGGTCTACGGCATCTACGACGGGCGCATCTACAAGACCCTGTCCAAGAAGGTCGAGCTGTACAACCAGCGCTACGAGCAGATGGGCATCGACCCGCTGCCCAACTACACGCCCCCGGCCGGGCCGCCCGAGAACCGCTTCCGCATGGTCCTCGGCCGCAACGCCATGATCACCCAGACCTCCACGGCCAACAACGCGCTGCTGCACGAGTTCCTGCCCACCAACACCCTGTGGCTGAACACCGAGGCCGCCGGGAAGCTGGGCATCGGCGACGGCGACCTGGTCGAGGTCTCAAGCCCCGTGGGCAGCCAGGAGCTCAAGGCCGAGGTCACGGACAAGATCCGCCCGGACACCGTGTACATGCTCTCGGGGTACAACACCCTGTCCACCATGCAGCATCTGTCCCACGGCAACGGGGCGTCCATCAACGATCTGCTGGACGACGACTACGACGCCGTCACCGGCAACGCGTCCATGCACACGACCTTTGTCACCGTAACAAGGAAGGTGGCGTAA
- a CDS encoding OmpA family protein, which produces MKKFAMILAACLWLAGCGGGQTIVLLPDLDGHVGEVTVTSEGGRTATLTQANQAVTGTTRVTTLSEAEVQSEFGAAMAAQPLPTARFILHFHSDSTRLTDESKALLPDILESWRSRSSRDVSVVGHTDTLGEKQYNYDLSVRRAEKVRDLLVKGGMPEDIIEMTSHGEENPLIPTPDGRSEPRNRRVEVLVR; this is translated from the coding sequence ATGAAGAAATTCGCCATGATCCTCGCCGCCTGCCTGTGGCTCGCCGGTTGCGGCGGCGGCCAGACCATCGTCCTGCTGCCCGACCTGGACGGCCACGTGGGCGAGGTCACGGTCACCTCCGAAGGCGGCAGGACCGCCACCCTGACCCAGGCCAACCAGGCCGTCACCGGGACCACCAGGGTGACCACCCTGAGCGAGGCCGAGGTCCAGTCCGAGTTCGGCGCGGCCATGGCCGCCCAGCCCCTGCCCACGGCCCGCTTCATCCTGCACTTCCACAGCGACTCCACCCGGCTCACGGACGAGTCCAAGGCCCTCCTCCCGGACATTCTCGAGAGCTGGCGCAGCCGCTCCTCCCGCGACGTGTCGGTCGTCGGCCACACCGACACCCTGGGCGAGAAGCAGTACAACTACGACCTGTCCGTGCGCCGCGCGGAAAAGGTCCGCGACCTGCTGGTCAAGGGCGGCATGCCCGAGGACATCATCGAGATGACCTCCCACGGCGAGGAAAACCCGCTCATCCCCACCCCGGACGGCAGGTCCGAGCCGCGCAACCGGCGGGTGGAGGTCCTGGTCCGCTGA
- a CDS encoding metallophosphoesterase family protein has product MTRIAIMSDVHGNFEALREVLADLDAHPVDAVYCLGDMIGYGPQPQECADLLRERGVRCTMGNHEQGLINIIYLRGFNQPAADVLRRTREMIDEATYQWLITRPKAIVEHGCRFVHGLPPDSVTEYLWKYRDEMAGVFSRYGEDVCFAGHTHDLMRFTSRRGDIGRFPLPEGYTPLAPDRRHLVNIGSVGQPRDGDNRAKYGLFDLDSRVLTMRFIPYDIKKTADLIVARGFHRGFADRLW; this is encoded by the coding sequence ATGACCCGCATCGCCATCATGTCCGACGTGCACGGCAATTTCGAGGCCCTGAGGGAGGTCCTGGCCGACCTCGACGCCCACCCCGTGGACGCGGTTTATTGCCTGGGCGACATGATCGGGTACGGGCCGCAGCCCCAGGAGTGCGCGGACCTGTTGCGCGAGCGCGGGGTGCGGTGCACCATGGGCAACCATGAACAGGGATTGATCAACATCATCTACCTGCGCGGCTTCAACCAGCCCGCCGCCGACGTGTTGCGGCGCACCCGCGAGATGATCGACGAGGCCACCTATCAGTGGCTGATCACCCGGCCCAAGGCCATCGTGGAGCACGGCTGCCGTTTCGTGCACGGGCTGCCGCCGGACTCGGTCACGGAATACCTGTGGAAGTACCGGGACGAGATGGCCGGGGTCTTTTCGCGCTACGGCGAGGACGTCTGTTTCGCGGGCCACACCCACGACCTGATGCGCTTCACCTCGCGGCGGGGCGACATCGGGCGGTTTCCCCTGCCCGAGGGCTACACCCCGCTTGCCCCGGACCGCCGCCACCTGGTCAACATCGGGTCCGTGGGCCAGCCGCGCGACGGCGACAACCGGGCCAAGTACGGCCTGTTCGACCTGGACTCCCGGGTCCTGACCATGCGTTTCATCCCCTACGACATCAAGAAGACCGCCGACCTGATCGTGGCCAGGGGCTTCCACCGGGGCTTCGCCGACCGGCTGTGGTAG
- a CDS encoding 4Fe-4S dicluster domain-containing protein, with protein sequence MAQQLAMVIDAAKCIDCKGCVAACKVANNVPEGQFRNWIKHADVPVMPGIAGAKARFQPGACMHCENPTCVTACPTGATYKDPETGVVVIDETLCIGCGNCIPACPYDARFRNPVTRKADKCNYCPERRAAGLPPACVDTCPTKARVFGDINDPTSAAGILYRKNQERLTRVAARTDTKPNMYYIGDPGPEAWGREAVVPASMVAMKESAPFIKGIVALSGLGVLAMLGRQLFAGSGDPHDSHKEDSDA encoded by the coding sequence ATGGCACAGCAACTCGCCATGGTCATCGATGCGGCCAAGTGCATCGACTGCAAGGGGTGCGTGGCCGCCTGCAAGGTGGCCAACAACGTGCCCGAGGGCCAGTTCCGCAATTGGATCAAGCACGCCGACGTTCCGGTCATGCCCGGCATCGCCGGGGCCAAGGCCCGGTTCCAGCCGGGGGCGTGCATGCACTGCGAGAACCCCACCTGCGTGACCGCCTGTCCCACGGGCGCGACCTACAAGGACCCGGAGACCGGGGTGGTCGTCATCGACGAGACCCTGTGCATCGGCTGCGGCAACTGCATTCCGGCCTGTCCCTACGACGCCCGGTTCCGCAACCCGGTCACGCGCAAGGCGGACAAGTGCAACTACTGCCCCGAGCGGCGCGCCGCCGGGCTGCCCCCCGCCTGCGTGGACACCTGTCCGACCAAGGCGCGGGTCTTCGGCGACATCAACGATCCGACCAGCGCGGCGGGCATCCTGTACCGCAAGAACCAGGAGCGGCTGACCCGCGTGGCGGCCCGGACCGACACCAAGCCGAACATGTACTATATCGGCGACCCCGGCCCCGAGGCCTGGGGGCGCGAGGCCGTGGTCCCCGCGTCCATGGTGGCCATGAAGGAGTCCGCGCCGTTCATCAAGGGCATCGTGGCCCTGTCCGGCCTGGGCGTCCTGGCCATGCTCGGCCGCCAGCTCTTCGCCGGTTCCGGCGACCCGCACGACAGCCACAAGGAGGACAGCGATGCCTAG
- a CDS encoding c-type cytochrome: MKSKLVLAVATALITVFAVSMAFAMGGGNARKGKFLYRKNCRSCHGTTASDMSPADKTQAEWTALFSDTGKIKCSPDWTVNEKDLNDIFTYLHDYAKDSPSPAKCS; this comes from the coding sequence ATGAAAAGCAAGCTCGTCCTGGCCGTGGCAACGGCCCTGATCACCGTCTTCGCCGTGTCCATGGCCTTTGCCATGGGCGGTGGCAACGCCCGCAAGGGCAAGTTCCTGTACCGCAAGAACTGCCGTTCCTGTCACGGCACCACCGCCAGCGACATGAGCCCGGCGGACAAGACCCAGGCCGAATGGACGGCCCTGTTCTCCGACACGGGCAAGATCAAGTGCAGCCCGGACTGGACCGTCAACGAAAAGGACCTGAACGACATCTTCACCTACCTGCACGACTACGCCAAGGACTCCCCGTCCCCGGCCAAGTGCAGCTAG
- a CDS encoding lactate utilization protein, whose translation MHGDILRETMEALRTNGFKAYSAPDAAGARELILCELLPDIAPRVVSFGDSMTLAATGVLDALRTDPAIEFIETFGKGVDRPEIIRRRKRALTADLFLTGTNAVTRTGKLVNLDMVGNRVGGIVFGPEHVILTVGVNKIVDHEEAARRRVREIAAPRNAARHHAKTPCAKTGRCMDCNSPERICNVWTITEKSWPKGRIKVILINQNLGL comes from the coding sequence ATGCACGGCGACATACTCAGGGAGACCATGGAGGCGCTCCGGACCAACGGCTTCAAGGCCTATTCCGCGCCCGACGCGGCCGGGGCCAGGGAACTCATCCTCTGCGAGCTGCTGCCGGACATCGCCCCCAGGGTGGTGTCCTTCGGCGACTCCATGACCCTGGCCGCCACCGGCGTGCTCGACGCGCTGCGCACCGACCCGGCCATCGAGTTCATCGAGACCTTCGGAAAAGGCGTGGACCGGCCCGAGATCATCCGGCGGCGGAAACGGGCCCTGACAGCCGACCTGTTCCTGACCGGCACCAACGCGGTCACGCGCACCGGCAAGCTGGTCAACCTCGACATGGTCGGCAACCGCGTGGGCGGCATCGTCTTCGGCCCGGAACACGTCATCCTGACCGTGGGCGTGAACAAGATCGTGGATCACGAGGAAGCCGCCCGCCGCCGCGTCCGCGAGATCGCCGCCCCCCGGAACGCGGCCCGCCACCACGCCAAAACCCCCTGCGCCAAGACCGGCCGGTGCATGGACTGCAACTCCCCGGAGCGCATCTGCAACGTCTGGACGATCACCGAAAAGAGCTGGCCCAAAGGCCGGATCAAGGTGATCCTGATCAACCAGAATCTGGGCCTGTAG